The sequence below is a genomic window from Synechococcus sp. PCC 7335.
GCGGCCGCATCGTGCCTCTCAACACTGAACTGCAAAATGGCGATATTGTCGAAATCATTACGCAGAAGAATAGCCACCCTAGCTTAGACTGGCTGAATTTTGTCGTCAGTACGGGGGCAAAGAACCGAATCCGCCAGTGGTACAAGAAATTCCACAAAGATGAGAATCGCGATCGCGGACATGCAATGCTCGAAAAAGTCATGGGCAAAAGTGGCCTTGACGCCATGCTCAAAACTGAGCCAGCCCGGGCTGTCGCTGAACGCTGCAACTATTCTTCGGTCAATGACTTGCTCGCAGGTCTAGGCCACGGCGAGATCACTCTCAACGCAGTTGTCAATCGACTTCAAGAAGCCATTAAAGAAGCACAGCCAGCCACAGTCGAAGAGCCTGCTTCTTTAGAAGACGAAATCCCAGCCGTCAAACCACCTGCCAACCGTCGTACGGCCTTAGATCATGCGCCTATTGCTGGCTTAGAAGGCCTGCTACACTACATTGCAGGTTGCTGTCATCCAATCCCTGGTGAGTCCATCCTCGGAGTAGTCTCAACCGGCGGTAGAGGCATCGCTGTCCATAGACAAGACTGCCCCAACGTCAAAAGTATTCCAGGCGAGCGATTGATTCCCTTACGTTGGAACAATGCCGAGAGCACTGCCGGCCAGCCAGACACCTACCCTGTTCAGCTTCGCATCGAAGTCATTGACCGGGTTGGCGTTCTCAAAGATATCCTCACCCGCTTGTCCGATCTGAAGATCAATGTCCATAAAGCCGGTGTCAAAACCCATCCTGACCAAATTGCCGAGATCGATCTGGGTATCGACATTCGCGATCATGCTCACCTCAATCAGACCTTCGCGCACATTCGAAAACTCTCTGATGTGCTAAACCTAAAACGTGTCACCGCTGTCGATTGATTTAATTGCCTATTTAACCCCCTACTGAGCCGCTCTACACTTTAAAACTTCAAGTATCTTTTGGATTCCAATCCTTTACTGACTCTCCCCTACGAGTCCGCCTTTGCTGATCTTGGCGTAGATTACTACGACGAAGTGACGCCTGCGAGCTTTCCCAAACATATTTTGCGCTTCCGTAACGATGCACTATTGCCTAAAATAGGCCTTTCTGCTGAAGCGGTGAGCGATCGCAACTTCATCGAAGCATTTGGCCAGTTCCAAAGTAAGCAAGCCGATCACTACAGTCCCTTTCTAGCGCTTCGCTATCACGGCTACCAGTTCCACAGCTATAATCCTTTCCTAGGTGATGGGCGCGGCTTTCTTCACGGTCAGGTTCGCGGCGACGACGGCAAGCTCTATGACTTTGGTACTAAAGGATCTGGCCCTACGCCCTACTCTCGCGGCGGCGATGGCAAACTTACGCTTAAAGGCGGTGTGCGCGAGGTTCTAGCCTCTGAGGCGCTAAATTCACTAGGCGTTAATACCTCTCGTACCCTCAGCCTGATTGAAACTGGCGAAGCGCTTCACCGGGGCGACGAACCCTCGCCTACGCGCTCGTCGGTGATGGTGCGCTTTAGCCTCTCGCATATTCGCTTTGGCACCTTCGAGCGATTGCACTACATCAAACGTCCAGATCTAGCCAAAAGTTTATTAGATCACGTCATCGAAATTTACTATCCCCATCTACTCAGCATCGAAACCGAACAAGAACGCTATGGCCAGTGGTTCATCGAACTATCCAAGCGATTGGCCACGCTCGTTGCCCAGTGGATGACGGCTGGGTTCTGCCATGCCGTTCTCAATACAGATAATATGTCAATTACGGGTGAAAGCTTCGACTACGGACCTTTCGCCTTTATAGAAGAATACGATCCTAGGTTTACCGCTGCTTACTTCGACTATTCGGGCCTCTACTGCTATGGTAATCAGCCCAGCGCCTGCTATTGGAATCTAGAAAAGCTGGCGGTCGCTTTAGACGGTGTCGTCGAGGCAGCTGTTCTAGAACCCGGGCTAGCACAGTATCAACCCAAATATGCCGAAGTTTATTGCGATCGCTTCCTCAAACAGCTAGGTTTTACCACCGACGCTGCTCGTCAGCTCGGCTCAGGCGAAGTCCGCGAGCTAATCAGTCAAACGCTTACACTCCTTGAAAGAACTCACGTCGGCTACCACGACTTCTTTTCTACCTTGACCCAACAATTCACCTTTGATTGGCAAACCGACTCGACTCATATCCTACAAACTACCCTAGAGCGATCCGACCCCCAAGCCGCCGAACAGCTTAGTCAGTGGCGAAGTCTCTATCAGCACGCCCTGATCAGGCTACCTAAAGACACAATGACTAGCGTGCAACAATGCCTAAAAGCAGCAAATCCTGAGATAGTTTTACATCGCCCAAAGATAGAAGCTGTGTGGGAACTTATCACTGAAGAAGATAACTGGCAGCCTTTCTACACTCTACTCGAAGCCATCCGAAATCCAATGACAGCGTGATCTACAGCAATTTGCGCTTACCAAAATCTCTATCAAAATCTCTACTGTGCGATTGCCTTTCCTCTTCCTGGCTGCTTTTTCGCTTTGCTTCTGGCGAGTCTTTCTTGTTCAATGGCTGTAATCGTGCGGCTTTGCTGAATCTGTTCTATAAAGAACTCTTCTAATGTGGGTTTGGCGACTGCTAACTGAGTAATCTGAGCATTCATCTGCCGCGCTGTAGACATAAACTCAAACGGATCACCGTGCATCGTGCCATACCAACAGCCATTTTGAAAAGAGATATTCTTTAGCCAGCGCCTAAGGACATCCAAGCTACCGCCACGGCCTTGAACTTTGTAATAGTCTGGGTTGCCCAGTAGCTCTTTAATGGCCCCAATACAAACAATTTCTCCTTGATCGAGAATGGCGATGCGATCGCAAATCCTCTCCACATCCGACAGCACATGAGAATTAAAGAACAGCGTTTTTCCTTGCTGTTTTAACGAGAGAATAATCTCCCGCACCTGATAGCGTCCAGTCGGGTCTAGTCCTGACATGGGCTCATCCAAAAAGATAATCTCAGGGTCATTCATTAGCGCTTGAGCCATACCCACTCGCTGCAACATCCCTTTGGAATAGCGCCGCATTTGTTTCTTTTTGGCTGAGTGGATATCTAGCTGTACCAAGTCCAATAGCTGTACAATCCGTCGCTTTTGAACGTTGCCCTTGATGCCAAACAGGCCTGCTGTATAGCTCAAGAACTCCCAGCCGGTTAGATAGTCATAAAAATACGGATTTTCTGGGAGGTAGCCAATTTTGGCCTTGGTCTGACGATGGCCAGCAGGCTGTCCCATTAAAGTCGCCCCCCCGGCGCTCGGTCTGATAATGCCCAACAACAGTTTCAGCAGCGTGGTCTTACCCGCACCGTTAGGACCAAGCAGGCCAAACGTTTCGCCCCTGTATATATCTAATGAGCAGTGCTTCAAAGAAGGCGGTGCTGCCTTCAACCAAAAGCCCGTTCGGTAGACTTTTCTTAGCAGCTCGGTCTGAATGATAATTGGCGGGTGGGCCGGCTCAAAAGCGCCTCTAGTAGCAGGTAAAATCGAAGATGGGGGAATAGAGGTCACGCTCATAATAGACATTCCTACAATAAAGGCTCTATCAAAAGAACCTCTAGTAAACTAAACGCTAGAACACACACTAATCCAAGCTGAGAGAAACATATGGACCGCTCAAAGACTGTTGCTATCGTCACTGGCGTTGTGTCCATTTTGTTGGCGATCGCCTATCTAGTGCTTGTACAGATGCTCGATTTTCGCGGTGAAATGCTTCCAGCGCCAGTGAGTTTTCTAGGATTTTGGCTGTCTTAAATTGTTAATCCCTTCTCCGAATTTTCCGATGGGTCAGCTCAACCAGGCGCGAGTGCGAATGCCTGCGAATGCCTCTAGCGGTCATCGCCGGAGATAACCTCGGCGATCTCTTCTGCCGAATCAGCCGCGTCCTTATCAGTATTGTTGAATAGTCCTAGCCAATAGCCCAACAAAGCTCCGAAGACAAATCCCCCTGCATGTGCCCAGTACGCTACGCCACCGCCCATCCCAACATCCGCTGACGCACCTAAGCTAGCAAAGCCATAGAGCGCCTGCTCGACAAACCAAAAACCGAGGAAAAGTAAGGCGGGTACCCGAAAAGCAGTAAAGAAAATAGGAACAAATGTCAGGACTCGAACCTCTGGAAAGCGAAAGATATAGGCGCCCATCACGCCTGCGATCGCGCCGCTTGCCCCCAACGAAGGCACCGTCGATTCAGGCGCAACATACCACTGACACAAAGACGCCAGTACGCCACACACCAGGTAGAAGCACAGAAACTTTAGATGGCCTAGCTGATCTTCAACGTTATTCCCAAAGATCCATAGGTAGAGCATATTGCCTCCTACGTGGAAAAACCCAGCATGCAAGAACTCCGCGCTTAGTAGCGTTCCCCACTCGCTCACATGGGGATAGCCAAGTCCCGTGTTAAAACTTGTGCTCAAATCTCGCGGCACCACCGCAAATGTATTGAACAAAGCCTCTAGATTAGGTCCGCTGAGCGAGGCTTCGTATAAAAACACCAGCAGGTTGAGGGCAATCAGTCCGTACGTAACGTAGGGCGTCGTGGTGATTGGATTATCGTCACGGATAGGAACCACAATAAATATCTCCAGCGAATGGGCGGCTAATATATGGACGGCCTTGCAGACAGCCTAACGGAACCAAGGATAGACCAGTGAGCAAGTCCGCAAAGGAGGGCTCTTTTCATGTAAATTTACTAGATTCCATTCCATTGACTCTCTCTCTTTTGAGAGGCAGACCAACTACGCTCACTTCATAGCAACCCGGATGGCAAACCGAAAAGGCAATCAAAACAAAGCGACCGATCGAAAAGTTTATTCAGAGTTTGGTGCACCCGAAGCCATCGCTCGCCCTGAACTAGATCTACCGCCCGATCAGCAGAACATTCGTGTCCAGGTCTCTCGTAAAGGCCGTAAAGGTAAAAGTGTCACTATTGCCAGCGGCTTTGTTCACGATGCTAAGACACTTGGCACTCTGGCCAAAAGCCTAAAGGCTAGCTGTGGCTCAGGCGGTACAGTCAAAGCAGACACGATCGAAATTCAAGGAGAACATGCACCCAAACTACTCTCCTTACTAACAGAAAAAGGCTATAAAGCCAAGATTAGCGGAGGTAGCTAGAACATGAGCCGCGATAGGGATTACAGAACGCGATCGCATGATAGACCCAAGCAACTTTCCCGGTTTAGACAGCTCAGCTTGGCTTTCATTATCAGCCTTTTGTGCTCGGCGCTGCTAGGTATCACCGGGCAAGCTAGACTCAACCAGGCGTACGCTTCTGCTCCGATTAACGTGGCTGATTATTGGTCAGGCCACTGGGCCGTGCCCTGTATGACTTCGCTGACACTTCAAGGTATCTTTGAGCCCAGTGTGCTAGAAAATCGC
It includes:
- a CDS encoding YdiU family protein — its product is MDSNPLLTLPYESAFADLGVDYYDEVTPASFPKHILRFRNDALLPKIGLSAEAVSDRNFIEAFGQFQSKQADHYSPFLALRYHGYQFHSYNPFLGDGRGFLHGQVRGDDGKLYDFGTKGSGPTPYSRGGDGKLTLKGGVREVLASEALNSLGVNTSRTLSLIETGEALHRGDEPSPTRSSVMVRFSLSHIRFGTFERLHYIKRPDLAKSLLDHVIEIYYPHLLSIETEQERYGQWFIELSKRLATLVAQWMTAGFCHAVLNTDNMSITGESFDYGPFAFIEEYDPRFTAAYFDYSGLYCYGNQPSACYWNLEKLAVALDGVVEAAVLEPGLAQYQPKYAEVYCDRFLKQLGFTTDAARQLGSGEVRELISQTLTLLERTHVGYHDFFSTLTQQFTFDWQTDSTHILQTTLERSDPQAAEQLSQWRSLYQHALIRLPKDTMTSVQQCLKAANPEIVLHRPKIEAVWELITEEDNWQPFYTLLEAIRNPMTA
- a CDS encoding ABC transporter ATP-binding protein — encoded protein: MSVTSIPPSSILPATRGAFEPAHPPIIIQTELLRKVYRTGFWLKAAPPSLKHCSLDIYRGETFGLLGPNGAGKTTLLKLLLGIIRPSAGGATLMGQPAGHRQTKAKIGYLPENPYFYDYLTGWEFLSYTAGLFGIKGNVQKRRIVQLLDLVQLDIHSAKKKQMRRYSKGMLQRVGMAQALMNDPEIIFLDEPMSGLDPTGRYQVREIILSLKQQGKTLFFNSHVLSDVERICDRIAILDQGEIVCIGAIKELLGNPDYYKVQGRGGSLDVLRRWLKNISFQNGCWYGTMHGDPFEFMSTARQMNAQITQLAVAKPTLEEFFIEQIQQSRTITAIEQERLARSKAKKQPGRGKAIAQ
- a CDS encoding rhomboid family intramembrane serine protease, giving the protein MVPIRDDNPITTTPYVTYGLIALNLLVFLYEASLSGPNLEALFNTFAVVPRDLSTSFNTGLGYPHVSEWGTLLSAEFLHAGFFHVGGNMLYLWIFGNNVEDQLGHLKFLCFYLVCGVLASLCQWYVAPESTVPSLGASGAIAGVMGAYIFRFPEVRVLTFVPIFFTAFRVPALLFLGFWFVEQALYGFASLGASADVGMGGGVAYWAHAGGFVFGALLGYWLGLFNNTDKDAADSAEEIAEVISGDDR
- a CDS encoding translation initiation factor, which codes for MANRKGNQNKATDRKVYSEFGAPEAIARPELDLPPDQQNIRVQVSRKGRKGKSVTIASGFVHDAKTLGTLAKSLKASCGSGGTVKADTIEIQGEHAPKLLSLLTEKGYKAKISGGS